From the Solanum lycopersicum chromosome 10, SLM_r2.1 genome, one window contains:
- the LOC104649471 gene encoding uncharacterized protein, whose product MEEFKNQNLLQPLIQKTNTNSYENDHKIISYSSNQSIILRLFMVIFIGIVSLWANYEVSKGFSITIVNETIKGTIANKRFDLFYMSNDEATRLVLRTSKFVENILYPVDDQHEIKKQVKHVIIQLSSRNLTGPVIVNNDEFVIHISPSILEGPDYKRDMFLALQEGMARIWLWDGQGNAPSSLVNGMVEYITSLASLSERVTSESESVKSVKLNRSCWKSKDKRTIVKLLNYCEGKKEGFFRRLNKEMKNVWHEKIIDDILGMPAWHLCETYNKFVI is encoded by the coding sequence atGGAAGAATTTAAAAACCAAAATCTCCTTCAACCTCTCATACAAAAAACCAACACAAATTCTTATGAAAATGACCacaaaatcatttcttattCATCAAATCAAAGTATAATCCTTAGACTTTTTATGGTCATTTTTATAGGAATAGTCTCTTTATGGGCAAATTATGAAGTCTCCAAAGGTTTTTCCATAACTATTGTCAATGAAACCATTAAGGGTACAATTGCAAATAAGCGTTTCGATCTTTTTTACATGTCTAACGATGAAGCAACACGTTTAGTCCTTAGGACTAGtaaatttgttgaaaatattCTTTACCCTGTCGACGATCAACATGAAATCAAGAAGCAAGTCAAACATGTCATAATTCAACTATCTAGTCGAAATTTGACTGGTCCAGTCATCGTTAACAACGATGAGTTTGTAATACATATAAGTCCTTCGATTTTGGAAGGCCCTGATTATAAACGCGATATGTTTTTAGCATTGCAAGAAGGTATGGCGCGCATATGGCTATGGGATGGTCAAGGTAATGCCCCATCTAGTCTTGTAaatggtatggttgagtataTTACTAGTTTGGCTAGTTTATCTGAACGTGTTACGTCAGAATCTGAATCAGTCAAGTCGGTGAAATTAAATCGGAGTTGTTGGAAGAGCAAGGATAAAAGGACTATAGTaaagttattgaattattgtgAGGGGAAAAAAGAAGGATTTTTTAGAAGATTgaataaagaaatgaaaaatgtttggcatgagaaaataattgatgatatattaggaATGCCAGCTTGGCATTTATGTGAAACTTATAATAAGTTTGTGATTTGA